The DNA window TGAAGCGACTATAATGTGGCAGTTTGTGAGCTCGCGCAGTAGGACTAGGGTACAATACTTTCAGTGGTATCATAATTTTGCGGTATTTCAGCTGttacagatggcatcactgttcAGCATCATGATGACGTTCACACCGTCGGCCCTCAGATACCAGCCTGAGGAAGGGAACGGCAGTGAGGAGAAAAAGAAGCTGTCACAAACACAGTGTATTCTGGGAAACAACATTTCACAACACATTTCCTTAGATTTTCCCTGGAATGGTGTTCTAGAATAGCTAAGAAAGGTTTAGAATAGGAACACAATCCtaatacataatttttttttttacaatataacAGTGTAATTAATATCGTTATTTTAAACAGGGTTAGTTGATCACACATCAATCAAATGACCTtaacataaaaaaatacaaataaacacatttctacAGAACTGCCCCCCCCAATAATATCTTCAGTTCCAGGGGATCCACATGGAGTGTTATCCCAGACAGACGCCATGGTGGGCAGGGGACAGGAAGGTTTCCTTACCACTCATTTACGacatcagagagagggagcactATAAAAGGAATGGATGCCATCGTccctggtcacaagtagtgcactgtagAGGGTACCACTTGGGATGCAACGTTATTAGACACTGCCAGTCACTATACCAAAACAACACACCTTTACTCACCATGTTGAATCTATCTTTTGTATGTCTGTAGAGGGTACCACTTGGGATGCAACGTTATTAGACACTGCCAGTCACTATACCAAAACAACACGCCTTTACTCACCATGTTGAATCTATCTTTTGTATGTCTGTAGAGGGTACCACTTGGGATGCAACGTTATTAGACACTGCCAGTCACTATTACCAAAACAACACGCCTTTACTCACCATGTTGAATCTATCTTTTGTATGGTAGTCACAAGGAGCCACTCCACAGTCTTCCAGTAAGTTGGTATATTAATTTACACAACACCTTGCATAAGGGTCTATTTCTCCTAAAGGCTTGATGAAATGAACCGTAGCTGTAAATAGTCCTTTGAATTGTGAGGGAGAGCccagagcaggggtgtcaaactcactTCCTGGAGGGCTGTGTGTCTACTGGTTTGGCTTGTACTCCTTTCAATTAATATCCAATTAGTAAGGAAAGTCCCTAACTAATCAAATACATTCAATGATCAATCATGTACAAGAGAGGAAAGAGAACttacagacactaggccctccaggAATTCAGTTTGACATCCCTGCCATAGattaatcaatcacatttatttacagGCCATTTTACAGcaacagttgtcacaaagtgcttcacAATTAGTCATAGTCTAGGTAGTGATGTAATGGTTTGAAAAGCCGATGAGCAGTGACATTGAAGACACAGCCCTGGTTGTCCTGTTCATGCTGGTCTCCCCCTGCTCTGTTTGTTGGGTCTGTGTTCATGTAATTTCTTTGTCTCAACAGGTCATCCTGGTGTAACAGAACAGACACAACCTGCTGGTAAGCTTCATGGGAGTTCAGGTTCAAACGCTGTTACACGCCTGCGTTTACAAACTGCCCAATTTGGATCTTTTTACACTaactggtcttttgaccaatcagatcagctctgaaaaagatctgagatgaaaatatctgatgtgattggtcaaaagaccaattagtggaaataATGTGTAAACACAGACAGATGTCTCAGTAATGTTGATATCTAGTTACCTATCAATTTCACTACAacggctgcgtttacacaggcagcccaattctgaccctttgcccaattattgccaagagctgatctgattggtcacaAAAAcatcagaattaggctgcctgtgtaaatgcaaaCATCATTGAAATGGTGTAATGTATAGATGTGATAAATGTAGCAGTTTTAGTAAAGGTGATATTTCGCTGTATAGGCTTTAATTAGTAGTAAGGCCATTAGCTGTGGCAATCCTGTGCTAAATAACAAGCTTTCAAGCTTAACAAGCTTTTTTTTAGTTGTGTATACTCTCCTGTTTAAACACATACAATTGAATCTTATAACTAATCATTTTTATTGTATGGATTAGCTACAGTAAGATGGCAGTTTCTGACTACAAGGTTTCAGGTGATAATACAGTGCTGTTATACTGTACCTTTGAAAGAGACAGAGGCAAGCTCTTGATTGGTACTACAATAAAAGTGAGTAGTCAAAATGAAAAAGGACTCTAAACAATCTATTACTACCTCTTAGGTAGGAcagaatactacagtatactgccatTATACAAAATATATTGTAATTCTGTGATATTGCATTATTTTAGTATTTATTTGATgtcttgtccatagactgcttacagggtaatgAAACCAATATGTGAGATTTTGATATTTGGATTAACTATTCCTTTAATCAGCATTTGATGGTAGTTGAATTACAGATGTGTGTCAGAGACTAAAATGTATCTTCACTTCTGAAGGTGCAGAGCATGTGGAACTGGAGGGTACCTGCTGACTTCCATATGAAACCTCGTGTCAAGTTTCTACGCTACAGATTTCAGTGTACGGTCCAGTTGGCAGAGCAGAGACAGTGATCCAGCCCACTAGCAAATCTAGTTGTTTGTGTTGGTCtatttacatttaaaaatgaCAACTTTTTGTGCAATTATTTGTAAGTTATCCTGTACCTTATGTTTTATTCGTGGCATAAACGAGAAAGACGAGGCTACCAAAAAAAGCTGATTCAGATGAATACAGATCAGTGTTTTAGTCCCTGTGAAAACTGTACAAAAGCTCAAACAATATACTAAATCTTTATGaaggtttgttattttgtaattTCTGCAAGTACTGTACTTCCGAGTATAGAAAGTGAGAAATATTCATCTCCACTGTCAGAAATGGTACATTGCTAAATGTATGTAATTTGAAAGTAAACTCTACATTAAAAGTAACATCTATTTTTGAACATCAATCATTTGTCTCCATATTTTTCCATGTTCTGAAAGGGGAGCACTGTTTGTATGTTCTCCAATTGCAACTACAATATCACCTTAAAAGCAGCAGATGTACAATTCATTTATTTTAAAAACCATGTTTATTTGAAACATACTATATACAAAATATTCTCAAGCATCATTTGGGATTCTCAGGCTGTGACATTGTGCTACGGTAAAATTGATAAAAGTCCAAAACAACTCAAAATTCCGCACATCAATACACCAATAATTCCTCCTTCTCCGTCTCAATGGCCATTAATTAATTTTACAAAACTAGTTTGATCAAACTCAAAATGACTTCCGGGGGCAGTATAGGTAACATTTTAAAGTTCCTCACACTTGAACCAAGATTCAATGGTACATTTGTTTTCCTAGAAAAGTATTTGACTAAAAAATAAGAACGCTCGAGGGAAACGGGCTTCCAGATGAGAAACGAGGCCCATATGACTGAGTACACATTGAGGATATACATGTCATCCTGCTTTAAATTAAACTATTCTCCAAAAAGCAATACTCATAATGGGATGTGCTGGCTCTCAAATAATTAACTCGGGGTTATTATGTCTGTCTCGTCATATACAGAAAGCGTCCTAAAAGCAGTCTGTACAATTGCATAAAAGGCCAGTCTTAATTCGATCGATTTCATTTCAAGACATGAATACTTGCTGTGAACAGAAGGGTTATCCACTAAAACAGGGTTCAAACTCATTCctgacccctccctccccccgttttggtttttgccctagaacTACACTGCTGATTCCCTGCACTAGAACAGTGTTCCtcaactccagtaccaccaacagcACACGTGAGATTCTCTGGAGCAAACCTGATTCAACACAGAggacttgatgattagttgacaagttgaatcaggtgtgctgttGGGCTCGCGTGGTCCAACCCAGGTACTAGAtgatgtacctaataaactggccagtgGGTGTATATACACTTTAAAGCTAGAGTCCTTTATCAAAACAATAAAGCCCCCCTGGATTCTGTATTGGTAAAAAGCTGACGTATGGGCCTAGAGAAATGTAACCTCTCAACTTCATAGAGCTgaagatgcaaggactgaccatccgtgAGATCCCAATTAAGTCCcccccccaatttcgtggtatccaaatgGTAGtaacagtcttgtctcatcgcggtgactcccgtacggactcgggagtcGAAGGCcttgcgtcctctgaaacacaacccaaccatgttgaggctatatagtgtttgtttacatttacactgaacaacaatACAAAACCCAATATGTAAAGAGTtggacccatgtttcatgagatgaaatattccagaaatgtttcatacacacaaaaagcttattttttatcaaatttgtttacatccctgtattTCGCCATTgccaagatattccatccacctgacaggcgttgaatatcaagaagctgattaaacagcatgaacatTATACATGTCCAACTTGCGCTGGTGACAAAATGCCACTTTAAAATGGGCAGttctgtcacaacacaatgccacagatggaTCACGTTTTAAGGGAgtctgcaattggcatgctgagtgcaggaatttccaccagagcttttgccagagaattgaatgttaatttctgtaccataagccgcctaagtaattttagagaatttggcagtacgtccaaccggcctcacaaaagCAGCCCacgtgtaaccaggccagcccaggacctccacgtcTGGCTTCTTGTCTGAGACCAGTCCCCCagactgaggagtatttctgtctgtaataaagcacttttttggggggaaaaaaacttaTTCTGGTAGGCCTCTACACCCTCCAGGGCCCAATCATGGctacacccctgcccagtcatgtgaaatccttagattaaggcctaatttatttatttcaattgagtgacttcctgatatgaactgtaaccaataaaatctttgaaattgttgcatttatattttggttcagtaaacattgtttacaaacaaaacaagagtTTAATTTTGGGTTCTGACGGggaacgacagttgaactaagctcatgaggcattgcTAAGTTACATTCTTCTAGAATGCTTAGACGTAGCAACTAAAGGATTCTAACATTAAAACTTGAATAACTATAAGGTGCTGAAATACCAACAGCATTCCATTATGCAATGAAAACACTTTCTGCATCTAATGTGAATAAATCCAGATAATGGTGCAGTACAAAGGTTTAAAACACTTAAAATTATAAAAGAGGTACTACCCTTATATCAataggtaaaataaaataaaaagaagaaaagaTTCTATGCCCTGTGTTACAATTATTCTGAACACTTCCACTTTTAATAGTTAAAGGAGCTTGGTGATCAATGCTTAAAACTTGACCTGGTAATGATTAATCTTGTAGGGAGTTTAATTTAAGGCCCGCCAATAAGACCACAGATAATACAACCCAGGAAGTCATTTCCAAGAGCTGAACAAACCATGGCAGTAATTTAAGTCGAACTTCTGTTTTGATTAATCTAAAGCAAAATTCTTTCACTAGGAAGTTTAAGCCTTGAAATGAGTGAAGCTCAATAGCTCAGAGAATAGTGAACAACCATAATTTGGATTCAACCAGGTTGATTTGTCATCATCTGCACATGaacataaaataaaatgaaacataCTAGTACATCCCTTTATAAAACATTTCTTTAGGATAATTTGGGCGTGTCTGGTGCTGCTGTGTCAGAGGTGAGGAGTGAGACGATAGGTTCCTCTTCAGGGTCCTGGCTGAAACACAAGTCCCCTTCCAGCAGAGTGGGGAGGTCCGCCCCCCCGTTCTCACTGGTCAATGGGTCAGTCAGTAACATTGGCTGGGTGGTGTACTGGACAAGCTGCTTCCCTGCTTTAAATCAACATATGAAAACACATGAGATTATCATCCTTTTTTTGCATAGGGAAAGAAGCATAATTACATCTAAAGGCTGAGCATTGTATTATATAAATCAAGGAAAATTGGAAGCAAAGTgtagttttttttaattgattgaCTACCGGAGTGATCTTAATCCCTTGACAGTGATACGCTTGCTGGAGTTAGTGTTGATAACTGGAGTTGATTGAGACGAGTACGTTTAACTCCATAAGAGTagccagagacagggagagatatcCACGGGGTGAGTATCCACAGCCCCTTTACACTTCTTTGGAGAATACAGCAAGAAGTTTAAGCCGCACATTTTCCAGAGTTGATTCAACCGTGTGAATTTTCACAGTATGTGCGGAGTATGTTGCTTTTTGGGCGACGTGACCAAATTCACATTGACTGatgtataactcacatttctctCTCATTTAAAGCAAGTCGGAGAAGTGGTAGCTCCATTCTACGTGCCCCATTTGcctgcttcccattcttaagtttcgtttttcaCAGCTGAAGGGTTTTTCCTTGGCTTCAAACAGCCgataatacaatatttttggttatcggaaatatatttcacagtggtttaaaatggtacaatgattctctgcaCTGCTTGTTCAGTCACAAACTTAAATTAGTCGATCAGTTGAGAAtatttagcaaccaggaaatgttgGAGCAAAttcccagcatgctctgttgcaggtagattttttaaaattgtttgtttttgtacATTGATCGTTATTGACCTTATGGtatacaaagaaatacatttttctaaactaaccCAATTTGTAAGTGGTTGAATTTATTGCAGCCGTTAGTATACCTGTTCTAGGTAGTCATTTAAATGGATGTAAAGTTACGATTGTTGGATGTCCTTCTGGCTGGATTCCATAAGGAATTAGATGTCATGGTAATTGGTGTTAACCtgatcattcattcattcattcagcagTGGGAAATATGCTAATTATGCTTTACTCCTACAGTGTTAAAAGGTAGTAACCTATTGTACTCCAATTGAGTTGATAGttcaaaacacagaaaaatcGAAAATGACATGCGAGTTTATTAAAAACACAAAACTGTGAAACCAGAGTAGTTTTGACTCTAAAATGGGGGTGGGATCAAATGGTGTTGAATTTGACTCCATGGTGATGGCATCAGCAGTAGAagtggcagcagcagcagaagtgGCAGCGGCGGCAGTAGAAGTGGCAGCGGCGGTACTAGCAGCGGCAGTACTAGCAGCGGCGGTACTAGCAGCGGCAGTGGCAGCGGCAGTACTAGCAGCGGCGGCACTAGCAGCGGCGGCACTAGCAGCGGCGGCACTAGCAGCGGCGGCACTAGCAGCACTAGCAGTAGAAGTGGCAGCACTAGCAGTAGAAGTGGCAGCACTAGCAGTAGAAGTGGCAGCACTAGCAGTAGAAGTGGCAGCACTAGCAGTAGAAGTGGCAGCGGCAGTAGAAGTGGCAGCGGCGGtactagcagtagcagtagaagtggCAGTACTAGCAGTAGAAGTGGCAGCGGCGGTACTGGCAGCAGCAATAGAAGTGGCAGCGGCGGTACTGGCAGCAGCAATAGAGGTGGCAGCGGCGGCACTGGCGGCACTGGCAGCAGAAGTGGCAGCGGCGGTACTGGCAGTAGCAATAGAAGTGGCAGCGGCGGTACTAGCAGCGGCGGCGGTACTAGCAGCGGCAATAGAAGTGGCAGCGGCAATAGAAGTGGCAGCGGCAATAGAAGTGGCAGCGGCGGTACTGGCAGTAGCAATAGAAGTGGCAGCGGCGGTACTGGCAGCAGCAATAGAGGTGGCAGCGGCGGCACTGGCAGCGGCGGCACTGGCAGCAGAAGTGGCAGCGGCGGTACTGGCAGTAGCAATAGAAGTGGCAGCGGCGGTACTAGCAGCGGCGGCGGTACTAGCAGCGGCAATAGAAGTGGCAGCGGCAATAGAAGTGGCAGCGGCAATAGAAGTGGCAGCGGCGGTACTGGCAGTAGCAATAGAAGCGGCAGTACTGGCAGCAGCAATAGAGGTGGCAGCGGCGGCACTGGCAGCGGCGGCACTGGCAGCAGTGGCAGTAGCAATAGAAGTGGCAGCGGCGGTACTAGCAGCGGCAATAGAAGTGGCAGCGGCAATAGAAGTGGCAGCGGCAATAGAAGTGGCAGCGGCAATAGAAGTGGCAGCGGCGGCGGTACAAGCAGTAGCAATAGAAGTGGCAGCGGCGATACTGGCAGTAGCAATAGAAGTGGCAGCGGCGGTACTGGCAGTAGCAGCACACTGTCACTCCATTCAAACGTCACATAAAAATTAAATGGATGTTCAGcatgatatacagtatattagaaGTTCTTACCGGTGTAGTTGTCACTTCCCTCAGCCCCTTCAGGTGGATCCGATGAAAGCAAGTCCTGGATCTAGAACAACGGGGGCCACAGTGAGACTAACTTATTTCATGAACAAAACAAAAGCAGAAAACAGCTAAAGACACAATAATTTTGTCCTGCCAAGGCAGAGGGTCGATATCCATACCTCTTCCACCCCCTCAGGTCAATCACAACCAAACCTCCCACCACCTGGACAGGTTTTTCCACTGTACCGTGGCCCTTACCAACCAGGCCACAGTGATCTTCTTATTCATGGACTACAGTTTGCTATTCATCCACTGACTACgcatcctgagtggcgcagcggtctaaggcactgcatctcagtgctagaggtgtcactacagaccctggtttgatcccgagctgtatcacaaccggctgtgattgggagtcccatagggcagcgcacaattggcccagggtttCCCGGTGTaacccgtcattgtaaataagaatttgttctcaactgacttgtctagttaaataaaggtcaatacAAAAATTCAAGGAACTGCACATTGCTCTTTGCGCTCAGAATTGACCCAATCCAGATTTATGTACGTACATAATGAACACAAAGCTATCCTGCCCTTTGCCCTGGACTGAACCTTATTTAACATGCTGTAAAGTGCTTTATTTACACAGAGTCAAAATATTAAGAACTttgctaatattgagttgcacccccaggcatggactccacaaggcgtctaaagcgttccacagggatgctggctcatgttgaccccgatgcttctcacagttgtgtcaagatggctggaagtcttttgggtggtggaccattcttgatacacagaggacactgttgagcgtgaaaaaaaaCAGCAGCGCTGCAATTCTTAACACAAATcagtacgcctggcacctactaccataccctgttcaaaggcacgtaatttgtcttgaccattcaccctctgaatggcacacatacacaatccatgtctcagttgtctcaaggcttaaaaatccatcttcaacctgtcttctccccttcatctacactgatttgaagtggatttaacaagggataatagctttaacctgtctcctccccttcgtcgacactgattgaagtgacatcaataaggaatcatagctttcacctggtcatggaaagagcaggtgttcataatgttttgtacactgtgtatacatCTGTACACGCAACTCAATGCAGCTTATAGTGTCGTCTGTAGATTTTAGCTTGGTGTTCATTGTGTACATACTGTGGATTGTGTAAATTCTGTCTGTATATCGTCTGTGTATATTCTGTTCATTGTCGCAGCACCATTTCacagtcaaatgtatttggcgaatAAAGGTGATTTTGATTCTGTCTAACTTACACTGTCAAGGCTCTCCAGGTCGAATTCAGAGCCGGGCAGGGAAGAACTGAAGAACTGAAAGACGAATAGTGGTAGAAAACATTATTATTCCCTGGTGTTCAGATAAAGCAGATTAACAAAAACAAGACACCGGAGGAATTAGAAGAAAAGACATGAACCAAAACGAACTCTTGTTGGTTTCATCTAGTCATTGTCCTCACCTCACACCAGGTTGACCACCTAGCATCATCCTTCACAAAGACACCGTCCCTTCAAAACACACCTAGAAATGCCCAGCAGTGACAAACCTCTAATCTGACCAGTCAGTGTTCCACATAGGAAACGCCTCAGCATACTGTTGTTGGGACAGAATATAGTAGCCCGATGTCGATCTGGtcccacaaacagatctgggatcaggctaagaAAAAGGCTAAACTTACTTCAAAGAAGGGTGACGACTCAAAATTGATGGACTGTGCATTCAGGATAGTCTGGAGGTTTTCCAGGCCATTGTCGATGCTGTCCAAATGGTCACTCAGTTCACTCCTACACCAAAAAGAGAAATCAACATGGTTAATATTCATCTTTCAACATCTCCCTGACTAAACACACGCATTAAAGCAAATTAGCTATTTAAAACAAATGGTAGTCAAATAAACCAACAACTCATTTAACTTGAGCTGCAGAAGCCATTGGAAAAGCAATGAGTGGGGCACACAATCACGGAGTTGTGAACCTGATGCCCAGAAAGTGGAATGGTTTGCCTATAGTTCACTGGGCCTGCCACATTAAAACCCACTCACAGAATGATTGCCATTTGACCTAAATGGGAGGGTAGCCTATGGGGTTGAGCGgtatgcagttagattaacattTGGACAAACCATGCTAAATCAGCTGTTTTTTCAAGCCCGTGTGTGTTCAAAACATTGTTAATAATCAACAATGACACTCTCAGTTGGTGCCAAATACTGAGAAGCACTATCCACTTGTAGACCCAGAGAAAATGTTGTTACATCCAGGGATATGGTAAACTATTAGAAATGATACAAGCCTCAATAATGATTCAATATATTTGCTCAATAGATACACAAACCACTTTGTTTATTTCTCTTACTACAGACCACATAGGTTTGACCATTCGTTTTCTGGGCTTGTTGCTGGTGGCAATGTCAGGTACAGCGGCAATCAATCAAACATTCTGGGAGAGGACAACACAACAGGGTTTGTGGGCCAACTGAAATGCTAACCCTGGGATAGGTCTGAGGTGTAGAGACGAGGAGGGGCAGGGGAAGAGGCGGGAGACCTCTGACTTCTGTGTAGAACTGAAAAGATAAAAGAACAACAGCTGGAAAGAGGAGAGCAGACTACTACACACTGCACTCATAGGTTGACTAAAGCCCAGGGATAGGGATTACATTGGCTACTCGGGCTTCTCATTGGCTGAAAATTAGAATAATGGGCATTGGGGGCACAGGAACAGAATTCACAGCTGGTTTAAAAAGGAATCCTGTAATAAAAAAATACGGACAGTCTAGGATCCATGTATTTTATCAGAGTAAGATTTCAATATGACAAACACTTTCATCTCAACAGTGACACAGAAACTGTACAAGTCATTAACTAagacaacaacccccccccccaaaaaaaagaggtaaaaaaaaagagGTTGCTTGGGTGAGAGATGAAAACAGCATCTCTAATGTATCATAAGCCCATCTACATAAAGATAGATGAGTAGATTAAGATATACAGTACGCATTAGTTTGATTAAACATTAAGCAGTTTATTACGTACCGTTAGTAACAACAGCCAGGATCCTACAACTAAAAAGCCAGGATGAAATGCAACAAATAAACAGAACTATGTCTAAAATGCCAAATTATCCATGTTTGGTTTGAAAGAATTAGCTAAGTCTTTGAAGTGTATACTTAGCAACACTCGGGACAAGCCAGTGGGTTTGTTAATGTAGAGCTTGTTGAACGACGGTGCTTATTAAACTAGCATAAAGCGCTAACAGCTGCCCTATTTATCAGTGGAGGAGCTGCTTTGCGTCGCTAGCACATCCTCCTGATGCAATGTGACGTGATACACACAGAGACGGTGGCGCATGGGGAGAAACCCAGGGCATTAGGCTGGCTGCAGATGTCGATTGGCATGGGACAACTGAATATAAGAGGTAATGAAAGGCTAATGTGATACAAGTGGATCGTAAGCGATGGACACACCCCGCGACGACCAACGGTTAAAAGCGCCAGGTGGCCTTCCTATCACTTGCTGTTGCCACAGTGTGTTGAACAAATTTGATATACAAGAAGTGAACCATTACTTAAAAACTTTTTAGGGTAGAGAACTAGGCTCGTTGTGGTGATCTCTGTTGCTAGGTAGGAGGGGCTGAGGGACAGACTGGCAGTGGAACCTGGTCACGGTGACATAATCTGGGGATTACTCACTTGTCTAGACAGGCGAGGCTGAGACACTTCTGCTCCGTAGGGGTCGTGGGGGCGGGGGCTGCATTAGGCTCGTTGCTCTCCTGCAGGATGGAGTTGATGAAGTTGATGGGGGACAGAGGCGTGTCAACCTGGACCCCTGCCCCGCCAATCACAACCTCAGCAGGACACACCTCCAACATGTGACTGGACGGCTCCTCCTTTATGTGGACCAATGGGCTCGTGCTGAAGACAGGAAGAAAAATTGATTTTTTCTTCATTAGTGTATAGTTGGTATAGGGTCAGGAGTTGTTCCTGAATTTTAACAGTCACTAACCTTTCCTCTATCCACTCATTGGTGCCTTCCACATGGCTGGCCTGAGCCAGGTCAGTGACATCTGAGATTATGGGGCCATTGTTAAGTGACGACTCCGCCGTGAAGAGACCTGTACTGGTGAATGGTGAGCCCGAGGGCTGGGAGTAGGACACACGTTCACAAGAATACTAAATCTGCCCTGACATCCTAACAAGATCAGTTATGTAACACACGCTTAAATAACATTACACCTTAGTGGTGCTCCAGCAACCACACCTCTCGGAA is part of the Salmo trutta chromosome 34, fSalTru1.1, whole genome shotgun sequence genome and encodes:
- the LOC115174052 gene encoding heat shock factor protein 1 isoform X1, with product MEFHGGGSGGVVVSGSNVPAFLTKLWTLIEDPDTDPLICWSPNGNSFHVFDQGQFSKEVLPKYFKHNNMTSFVRQLNMYGFRKVVHIEQGGLVKPEKDDMEFQHPYFIRGQEPLLENIKRKVTNVSNVKHEDLKMSSDDVSKILTNVQNIKGKQETIDSQIIAMKHENETLWREVASLRQKHVQQQKVVNKLIQFLVTLVQSNRVLGMKRKIPLMLNDSSSAHSMPKYSRQYSLEHLQASLQASSSISPSGSPFTSTGLFTAESSLNNGPIISDVTDLAQASHVEGTNEWIEESTSPLVHIKEEPSSHMLEVCPAEVVIGGAGVQVDTPLSPINFINSILQESNEPNAAPAPTTPTEQKCLSLACLDNSTQKSEVSRLFPCPSSSLHLRPIPGSELSDHLDSIDNGLENLQTILNAQSINFESSPFFEFFSSSLPGSEFDLESLDSIQDLLSSDPPEGAEGSDNYTAGKQLVQYTTQPMLLTDPLTSENGGADLPTLLEGDLCFSQDPEEEPIVSLLTSDTAAPDTPKLS
- the LOC115174052 gene encoding heat shock factor protein 1 isoform X2, whose amino-acid sequence is MEFHGGGSGGVVVSGSNVPAFLTKLWTLIEDPDTDPLICWSPNGNSFHVFDQGQFSKEVLPKYFKHNNMTSFVRQLNMYGFRKVVHIEQGGLVKPEKDDMEFQHPYFIRGQEPLLENIKRKVTNVSNVKHEDLKMSSDDVSKILTNVQNIKGKQETIDSQIIAMKHENETLWREVASLRQKHVQQQKVVNKLIQFLVTLVQSNRVLGMKRKIPLMLNDSSSAHSMPKYSRQYSLEHLQASLQASSSISPSGSPFTSTGLFTAESSLNNGPIISDVTDLAQASHVEGTNEWIEESTSPLVHIKEEPSSHMLEVCPAEVVIGGAGVQVDTPLSPINFINSILQESNEPNAAPAPTTPTEQKCLSLACLDNSTQKSEVSRLFPCPSSSLHLRPIPGSELSDHLDSIDNGLENLQTILNAQSINFESSPFFEFFSSSLPGSEFDLESLDSIQDLLSSDPPEGAEGSDNYTGKQLVQYTTQPMLLTDPLTSENGGADLPTLLEGDLCFSQDPEEEPIVSLLTSDTAAPDTPKLS
- the LOC115174052 gene encoding heat shock factor protein 1 isoform X3, which codes for MEFHGGGSGGVVVSGSNVPAFLTKLWTLIEDPDTDPLICWSPNGNSFHVFDQGQFSKEVLPKYFKHNNMTSFVRQLNMYGFRKVVHIEQGGLVKPEKDDMEFQHPYFIRGQEPLLENIKRKVTNVSNVKHEDLKMSSDDVSKILTNVQNIKGKQETIDSQIIAMKHENETLWREVASLRQKHVQQQKVVNKLIQFLVTLVQSNRVLGMKRKIPLMLNDSSSAHSMPKYSRQYSLEHLQASLQASSSISPSGSPFTSTGLFTAESSLNNGPIISDVTDLAQASHVEGTNEWIEESTSPLVHIKEEPSSHMLEVCPAEVVIGGAGVQVDTPLSPINFINSILQESNEPNAAPAPTTPTEQKCLSLACLDKSELSDHLDSIDNGLENLQTILNAQSINFESSPFFEFFSSSLPGSEFDLESLDSIQDLLSSDPPEGAEGSDNYTAGKQLVQYTTQPMLLTDPLTSENGGADLPTLLEGDLCFSQDPEEEPIVSLLTSDTAAPDTPKLS
- the LOC115174052 gene encoding heat shock factor protein 1 isoform X4 — its product is MEFHGGGSGGVVVSGSNVPAFLTKLWTLIEDPDTDPLICWSPNGNSFHVFDQGQFSKEVLPKYFKHNNMTSFVRQLNMYGFRKVVHIEQGGLVKPEKDDMEFQHPYFIRGQEPLLENIKRKVTNVSNVKHEDLKMSSDDVSKILTNVQNIKGKQETIDSQIIAMKHENETLWREVASLRQKHVQQQKVVNKLIQFLVTLVQSNRVLGMKRKIPLMLNDSSSAHSMPKYSRQYSLEHLQASLQASSSISPSGSPFTSTGLFTAESSLNNGPIISDVTDLAQASHVEGTNEWIEESTSPLVHIKEEPSSHMLEVCPAEVVIGGAGVQVDTPLSPINFINSILQESNEPNAAPAPTTPTEQKCLSLACLDKSELSDHLDSIDNGLENLQTILNAQSINFESSPFFEFFSSSLPGSEFDLESLDSIQDLLSSDPPEGAEGSDNYTGKQLVQYTTQPMLLTDPLTSENGGADLPTLLEGDLCFSQDPEEEPIVSLLTSDTAAPDTPKLS